A single genomic interval of Camelina sativa cultivar DH55 chromosome 11, Cs, whole genome shotgun sequence harbors:
- the LOC109124396 gene encoding two-component response regulator-like APRR2 isoform X2 — MVITANDLSKWENFPKGLKVLLLLNGDDDGDGFSAAETRSKLESTDYIVTIFTDETEALSAVFKNPESFHIAIVEVNTNAEKEGFKFLEAAKDVLPTIVISTDHCITTTMKCIALGAVEFLQKPLSPEKLKNIWQHVVHKAFNDGGSKPVKESVVSMLHLDTNMTIDEKDPAPSTPQLKQVSRLGDCQENINCSMENVNSSTEKDNMEDQDIGESKSVDTTNRVLDDDKVVVKEERGDSEKEEQGETGDLESERTDSVNCHKKEDDTKPVNKSSGTKNLSGSKTTRKKVDWTPELHKKFVQAVEQLGIEQAIPSRILELMKVNTLTRHNVASHLQKYRMHRKNSLPKDDHNQRWAHSRENQRPIQRNNNGFQQQQRPVMAYPVWGLPSIHHPPRAIPPLWPPPLHCAGQPPPWHWKPPYPTVNGNAWGCPVGPPITGSYYTPNITAGGFQYTNGVETGFKMMPATQPDEEMLDQVVKEAISKPWMPLPLGLKPPSPESVLAELSRQGIPAVPSSSSSFLINGSHRIR; from the exons ATGGTCATTACCGCTAACGATTTATCTAAATGGGAAAATTTTCCTAAGGGACTTaaggttcttcttctcctcaacgGCGACGACGACGGAGATGGCTTCTCCGCGGCTGAGACTCGATCAAAGCTCGAGTCAACAGACTATATCG TTACTATATTCACAGATGAAACCGAAGCTCTCTCTGCGGTTTTCAAGAACCCGGAGAGCTTCCACATTGCTATCGTCGAGGTGAATACGAACGCTGAGAAAGAAGGCTTCAAGTTTCTTGAGGCTGCCAAAGACGTTCTTCCTACTAT AGTGATTTCAACTGATCATTGCATCACTACTACGATGAAATGCATAGCG CTTGGTGCAGTTGAGTTCCTTCAAAAACCGCTCTCACCGGAGAAACTAAAGAACATTTGGCAGCATGTTGTTCATAAG GCATTCAACGATGGTGGAAGTAAACCCGTGAAAGAATCCGTTGTCTCGATGCTTCATCTTGATACCAACATGACAATCGATGAGAAGGATCCAGCGCCATCAACCCCTCAAttgaaacaagtttcacggttAGGGGATTGCCAAGAAAACATAAACTGCTCGATGGAAAATGTAAATTCCTCGACCGAGAAAGATAACATGGAAGATCAAGACATCGGTGAATCTAAATCAGTCGACACTACAAACCGCGTATTAGATGATGACAAAGTGGTTgtcaaagaagagagaggagacagcgaaaaagaagaacaaggcGAAACCGGAGATCTCGAAAGTGAGAGGACAGATTCGGTCAATTGTCATAAGAAAGAAGATGACACTAAACCTGTTAACAAATCATCCGGGACCAAGAACTTGTCTGGTAGCAAAACTACTCGAAAGAAG GTGGATTGGACACCAGAGCTGCACAAGAAGTTCGTGCAAGCGGTTGAGCAACTAGGGATTGAGCAAGCCATACCTTCACGGATTCTTGAGTTGATGAAAGTAAACACCTTAACAAGACACAACGTAGCTAGTCACCTTCAG AAATATCGGATGCATAGGAAGAATAGCCTTCCAAAGGATGATCATAACCAAAGATGGGCACATTCTAGAGAGAACCAGAGACCAATTCAACGTAATAATAACGGGTTTCAGCAGCAACAACGTCCTGTGATGGCTTATCCCGTTTGGGGTCTTCCCAGTATTCATCATCCTCCACGAGCGATTCCACCTTTGTGGCCTCCGCCGCTGCATTGCGCTGGTCAACCACCTCCGTGGCATTGGAAACCACCTTATCCAACG GTTAATGGTAATGCATGGGGTTGTCCGGTTGGACCGCCGATTACCGGATCATATTATACTCCG AATATTACCGCCGGTGGATTTCAATACACCAACGGAGTTGAAACCGGCTTCAAAATGATGCCGGCGACTCAGCCG GACGAGGAAATGTTAGATCAAGTGGTAAAAGAAGCGATAAGCAAGCCGTGGATGCCGCTACCGCTCGGGCTGAAACCGCCGTCCCCGGAGAGcgttttggctgagttatcgcgTCAAGGCATCCCAGCCGtccct
- the LOC109124396 gene encoding two-component response regulator-like APRR2 isoform X1, with protein sequence MVITANDLSKWENFPKGLKVLLLLNGDDDGDGFSAAETRSKLESTDYIVTIFTDETEALSAVFKNPESFHIAIVEVNTNAEKEGFKFLEAAKDVLPTIVISTDHCITTTMKCIALGAVEFLQKPLSPEKLKNIWQHVVHKAFNDGGSKPVKESVVSMLHLDTNMTIDEKDPAPSTPQLKQVSRLGDCQENINCSMENVNSSTEKDNMEDQDIGESKSVDTTNRVLDDDKVVVKEERGDSEKEEQGETGDLESERTDSVNCHKKEDDTKPVNKSSGTKNLSGSKTTRKKVDWTPELHKKFVQAVEQLGIEQAIPSRILELMKVNTLTRHNVASHLQKYRMHRKNSLPKDDHNQRWAHSRENQRPIQRNNNGFQQQQRPVMAYPVWGLPSIHHPPRAIPPLWPPPLHCAGQPPPWHWKPPYPTVNGNAWGCPVGPPITGSYYTPNITAGGFQYTNGVETGFKMMPATQPDEEMLDQVVKEAISKPWMPLPLGLKPPSPESVLAELSRQGIPAVPSSSSSFLINGSHRIR encoded by the exons ATGGTCATTACCGCTAACGATTTATCTAAATGGGAAAATTTTCCTAAGGGACTTaaggttcttcttctcctcaacgGCGACGACGACGGAGATGGCTTCTCCGCGGCTGAGACTCGATCAAAGCTCGAGTCAACAGACTATATCG TTACTATATTCACAGATGAAACCGAAGCTCTCTCTGCGGTTTTCAAGAACCCGGAGAGCTTCCACATTGCTATCGTCGAGGTGAATACGAACGCTGAGAAAGAAGGCTTCAAGTTTCTTGAGGCTGCCAAAGACGTTCTTCCTACTAT AGTGATTTCAACTGATCATTGCATCACTACTACGATGAAATGCATAGCG CTTGGTGCAGTTGAGTTCCTTCAAAAACCGCTCTCACCGGAGAAACTAAAGAACATTTGGCAGCATGTTGTTCATAAG GCATTCAACGATGGTGGAAGTAAACCCGTGAAAGAATCCGTTGTCTCGATGCTTCATCTTGATACCAACATGACAATCGATGAGAAGGATCCAGCGCCATCAACCCCTCAAttgaaacaagtttcacggttAGGGGATTGCCAAGAAAACATAAACTGCTCGATGGAAAATGTAAATTCCTCGACCGAGAAAGATAACATGGAAGATCAAGAC ATCGGTGAATCTAAATCAGTCGACACTACAAACCGCGTATTAGATGATGACAAAGTGGTTgtcaaagaagagagaggagacagcgaaaaagaagaacaaggcGAAACCGGAGATCTCGAAAGTGAGAGGACAGATTCGGTCAATTGTCATAAGAAAGAAGATGACACTAAACCTGTTAACAAATCATCCGGGACCAAGAACTTGTCTGGTAGCAAAACTACTCGAAAGAAG GTGGATTGGACACCAGAGCTGCACAAGAAGTTCGTGCAAGCGGTTGAGCAACTAGGGATTGAGCAAGCCATACCTTCACGGATTCTTGAGTTGATGAAAGTAAACACCTTAACAAGACACAACGTAGCTAGTCACCTTCAG AAATATCGGATGCATAGGAAGAATAGCCTTCCAAAGGATGATCATAACCAAAGATGGGCACATTCTAGAGAGAACCAGAGACCAATTCAACGTAATAATAACGGGTTTCAGCAGCAACAACGTCCTGTGATGGCTTATCCCGTTTGGGGTCTTCCCAGTATTCATCATCCTCCACGAGCGATTCCACCTTTGTGGCCTCCGCCGCTGCATTGCGCTGGTCAACCACCTCCGTGGCATTGGAAACCACCTTATCCAACG GTTAATGGTAATGCATGGGGTTGTCCGGTTGGACCGCCGATTACCGGATCATATTATACTCCG AATATTACCGCCGGTGGATTTCAATACACCAACGGAGTTGAAACCGGCTTCAAAATGATGCCGGCGACTCAGCCG GACGAGGAAATGTTAGATCAAGTGGTAAAAGAAGCGATAAGCAAGCCGTGGATGCCGCTACCGCTCGGGCTGAAACCGCCGTCCCCGGAGAGcgttttggctgagttatcgcgTCAAGGCATCCCAGCCGtccct